In the Larus michahellis unplaced genomic scaffold, bLarMic1.1 SCAFFOLD_465, whole genome shotgun sequence genome, one interval contains:
- the LOC141737191 gene encoding uncharacterized protein LOC141737191 — MGMRGHHEDVATSWGRGDIMGTRGHGGARGDGKGHGDIIGMRGHHGDAGMAGDAGTSWGCGDIMGTQSRDLAAVGKGRGGGPPRRIERPVEADRAPPRVEAGGVLGRWEEEVASRKCRASTAALPAGRARRPRGSSSAGGGGGGGSDGGGPTAGPGAVGAGGPAMEEGGGLGEPPRELQRDAGPPAASPAPSPRWRRRRRCPPRDAASPPRPPSAAPASPPPRPFACGECGKRFGLSSHLIRHQRSHTGERPFPCGACGKAFAQRSDLARHHRTHTGERLYACGDCGKRFAESSHLLRHRVTHSGERPFQCRLCGKSYGDSSYLAVHQRAHTGARPYRCPRCGKAFARSSTLARHQRVHGLAGKPPALEDEWEGLRGGRAPLEGLRPLWQRGWRERTPPNASGPDGQDGKEERGNEPRPLEGKWEGLRGGHAPIEGLHPLWGESWRAGTPPNGSGPNGQDVNEDRGNEPSPLEDKWEGLREGHAPTEKLHPLWEGAWRGGSPPKGSSLNGQDVNEERGNEPRPLEGKWEGLRGGHAPIEGLHPLWGGSWRAGTPPNGSGPNGQDVNEDRGNEPRPLEDKWEGLREGHAPTEKLHPLWEGTWRGGSPPKGSSPNGRDVNEERGNEPRPPEDKWEGLRGGHAPIEGLHPLWGGSWRAGTPPNGSGPEGQDVNEDRGNEPRPQGGTWAGLQRGHAPTDRPRPLREEPRRGPAPSEDKPRPLSADWPAPGGGSAPRGLRVGGEWAGLLATPPRPPAANQLRVVGWQWGVG; from the exons AGTCGGGATCTCGCcgcggtggggaaggggagggggggcggtcCGCCGAGGCGGATAGAGCGGCCCGTTGAGGCGGATAGAGCGCCCCCCCgagtggaggcggggggggtgttggggaggtGGGAAGAGGAAGTGGCGTCCCGGAAGTGCCGGGCGTCAACGGCGGCGCTTCCGGCTggccgggcccggcggccgcggggcagcagcagcgccggcggggggggagggggggggtcggATGGGGGGGGCCCGACGGCGG ggcCGGGGGCTGTCGGTGCTGGGGGTCCCGccatggaggaggggggggggctgggagagcccccCCGGGAGCTGCAGCGGGACGCCGGCCCCCCGG ccgcctcccccgccccgtccccgcgctggcgccgccgccgccgctgccccccccgggacgccgcctcccccccccggccgccttccgccgccccggcctcccccccgccgcgTCCCTTCGCCTGCGGCGAGTGCGGGAAGCGCTTCGGCCTCAGCTCCCACCTCATCCGGCACCAGCGCAGCCACACGGGCGAGCGCCCCTTCCCCTGCGGCGCCTGCGGCAAAGCCTTCGCCCAACGCTCCGACCTGGCCCGCCACCACCGCACCCACACCGGCGAGCGCCTCTACGCCTGCGGCGACTGCGGCAAGCGCTTCGCCGAGAGCTCCCACCTCCTGCGCCACCGCGTCACCCACTCGGGCGAGCGGCCCTTCCAGTGCCGCCTCTGCGGCAAGAGCTACGGCGACAGCTCCTACCTGGCCGTCCACCAACGGGCTCACACCGGCGCCCGGCCCTACCGCTGCCCCCGCTGCGGCAAAGCCTTCGCCCGCAGCTCCACCTTGGCCCGCCATCAGCGAGTCCACGGCTTGGCCGGGAAGCCCCCAGCCTTGGAGGACGAGTGGGAGGGGCTACGAGGCGGCCGCGCCCCCCTAGAGGGGCTCCGCCCCctgtggcagaggggctggagggaaagGACCCCCCCAAACGCCTCGGGTCCCGACGGCCAGGACGGGAAGGAAGAGCGCGGGAACGAGCCACGCCCGCTAGAGGGCAAGTGGGAGGGGCTACGAGGTGGCCACGCCCCCATAGAGGGGCTCCACCCTCTGTGGGGGGAGTCCTggagggcagggacccccccaaatggGTCCGGCCCCAATGGCCAGGACGTGAATGAAGACCGTGGGAACGAGCCCAGCCCGCTAGAGGACAAGTGGGAGGGGCTACGGGAAGGCCACGCCCCCACCGAGAAGCTCCACCCCCTGTGGGAGGGGGCGTGGAGGGGGGGATCCCCCCCAAAGGGCTCAAGCCTTAACGGCCAGGACGTGAATGAAGAGCGCGGGAACGAGCCACGCCCGCTAGAGGGCAAGTGGGAGGGGCTACGAGGTGGCCACGCTCCCATAGAGGGGCTCCACCCCCtgtggggggggtcctggagggcagggacccccccaaatggGTCCGGCCCCAATGGCCAGGACGTGAATGAAGACCGTGGGAACGAGCCCCGCCCGCTAGAGGACAAGTGGGAGGGGCTACGAGAAGGCCACGCCCCCACCGAGAAGCTCCACCCACTGTGggaggggacgtggagggggGGATCCCCCCCAAAGGGCTCAAGCCCTAACGGCCGGGACGTGAATGAAGAGCGCGGGAACGAGCCACGCCCTCCAGAGGACAAGTGGGAGGGGCTACGAGGTGGCCACGCCCCCATAGAGGGGCTCCACCCCCtgtggggggggtcctggagggcagggacccccccgaaTGGGTCCGGCCCCGAGGGCCAGGACGTGAATGAAGACCGTGGGAACGAGCCACGCCCACAAGGGGGCACGTGGGCGGGGCTACAGCGCGGCCACGCCCCCACGGACAGGCCACGCCCCCTGCGGGAGGAgccgcggcgcggccccgccccctctgAGGACAAGCCCCGCCCCCTGAGCGCCGATTGGCCGgcccccggcggcggctccgccccccgggggctgcgggtggggggggagtgggcGGGGctcctggccacgcccccccgcccgccggcggccAATCAGCTGCGGGTGgtggggtggcagtggggggtggggtga